Proteins from one Indicator indicator isolate 239-I01 chromosome 37, UM_Iind_1.1, whole genome shotgun sequence genomic window:
- the PLCD3 gene encoding LOW QUALITY PROTEIN: 1-phosphatidylinositol 4,5-bisphosphate phosphodiesterase delta-3 (The sequence of the model RefSeq protein was modified relative to this genomic sequence to represent the inferred CDS: inserted 2 bases in 1 codon) — protein sequence MWLLPVPPRARPRSRRGRPFLAQLQPSPXRHRPASLHRPGAPGAPGGTGVPGAPRVPEIPGVREVLGVPGVPGPQTRTMICGRKARPAEQLRSPLDGSRRSGRALKKMGLTEDEDVQRMLRGSLLRKIKSRGVPRERLFRLQEDGATVCFEGRFRGAGSPQSFSVLHVEGVREGHQSEGLRKFGATFPEHHCFTIVLKGKRKNLDLAARGEEDARHWVQGLTKLMGRLQAMSQPEKLDHWIHGVLQRADRNKDNKMSFREVKSMLRMINIDMDDVYAYKLFKDCDHSGNERLEGRELEEFCRRLLRRPELEELFGRYSGEDLVLSAEELQDFLREQGEDASLCQARTIIRTYELNEKARQQDLMMLDGFMMYLLSAAGDIFNQEHTKVYQDMSQPLCHYFISSSHNTYLTRNQIGGTSSTEAYVRALMAGCRCVELDCWEGSAGEPIVYHGHTLTSKILFRDVMESIRDYAFKQSPYPVILSLENHCGLEQQATMAHHMKAILGDMLLTQPLEGQDPHSLPSPEQLKGKVLVKGKKLPEPWHEPQSVTSHLDPEEEEDEEEEEEEEKFQEGSSRQSLQSLQEMRPLQAKDASQVAPELSAMVVYCQAVPFPGLAHALRHPRPCEISSFSERKARKLIKEAGPALVRYNTQQLSRVYPLGLKMNSSNYNPQEMWNAGCQLVALNFQTPGYEMDLNAGRFLGNGHCGYVLKPPCLRSLPAEGSHSLVLHVRVISAQQLPKLHQEKGSSIVDPFVRVEIHGAPADCAKQQTHHKLNNGFNPRWEETLSFQLGVPELALLRFVVEDYDSTSCNDFVGQFTLPLASVRQGYRHIHLLSRTGASLSPATLFVHIRCESL from the exons ATGTGGCTCCTCCCGGTACCTCCTCGCGCCCGGCCCCGGTCCCGGCGGGGCCGCCCATTCctagcccagctccagcccagtcC CCGCCACCGCCCAGCCTCGCTGCACCGGCCAGGGGCACCGGGAGCACC CGGGGGTACCGGCGTACCGGGTGCACCCAGAGTACCGGAGATACCAGGGGTAAGGGAAGTACTGGGAGTACCGGGAGTACCGGGACCCCAGACCCGCACCATGATCTGCGGCAGGAAGGCTCGTCCAGCCGAGCAGCTCCGGTCGCCTCTGGATGGCTCCCGCCGGTCCGGCAGAGCCTTGAAGAAAATGG GTCTGACAGAGGATGAGGATGTCCAGCGGATGCTGCGGGGGTCCCTGCTGCGGAAGATCAAGTCCCGGGGGGTGCCCAGGGAGCGCCTGTTCCGGCTGCAGGAGGACGGTGCCACCGTCTGCTTCGAGGGACGCTTCAGGGGAGCTGGCTCCCCGCAGAGCT TCTCGGTGCTGCACGTGGAGGGGGTGCGCGAGGGGCACCAGTCGGAAGGGCTGCGCAAGTTCGGTGCCACCTTCCCCGAGCACCACTGCTTCACCATCGTCCTCAAGGGCAAGCGCAAGAACCTGGACCTGGCAGCCCGGGGTGAGGAGGATGCTCGCCACTGGGTGCAGGGCCTCACCAAGCTGATGGGACGGCTGCAAGCCATGAGCCAACCTGAGAAGCTCGACCA CTGGATCCATGGGGTCCTGCAGCGAGCAGACAGGAACAAGGACAACAAGATGTCCTTCCGGGAGGTGAAGAGCATGCTGAGGATGATCAACATCGACATGGATGATGTCTATGCCTACAAGCTCTTCAAG GACTGCGACCACTCCGGCAATGAGcggctggagggcagggagctggaggagttCTGCCGGCGGCTGCTGCGGCGGCcggagctggaggagctcttTGGGCGCTACTCAGGAGAGGACCTTGTGCTgtcagctgaggagctgcaggacttTCTGCGGGAGCAGGGCGAGGatgccagcctgtgccaggcacgCACCATCATCCGCACCTACGAGCTCAACGAGAAGG ccaggcagcaggaccTGATGATGCTGGATGGCTTCATGATGTATCTGCTCTCGGCCGCTGGTGACATCTTCAACCAGGAGCACACCAAGGTGTACCAGGACATGAGCCAGCCCCTGTGCCACTACTTCATCTCCTCCTCCCACAACACCTACCTGACCCGCAACCAGATTGGTGGCACCAGCAGCACCGAAGCCTACGTCAG GGCGCTGATGGCTGGGTGCCGCTGTGTGGAGCTGGACTGCTGGGAGGGCTCTGCCGGGGAGCCCATCGTGTACCACGGCCACACCCTCACCTCCAAGATCCTCTTCCGAGACGTCATGGAGAGCATCCGCGACTACGCCTTCAAG caaTCTCCCTACCCTGTGatcctgtccctggagaaccactgtgggctggagcagcaggccACCATGGCTCACCACATGAAGGCCATCCTGGGGGACATGCTGTTGACACAGCCGCTGGAGGGGCAGGACCCCCACAGCCTCCCGTCCCCAGAG cagttgAAGGGGAAGGTCCTGGTGAAGGGCAAGAAGCTGCCAGAGCCATGGCATGAACCCCAAAGTGTCACCTCCCATCTGGatcctgaggaggaggaagatgaggaggaggaagaggaagaggagaagttTCAGGAGGGGAGCAGCCGGCAG tCACTGCAGTCGCTGCAGGAGATGAGACCTTTGCAG GCCAAAGACGCATCACAGGTGGCCCCGGAGCTGTCAGCCATGGTGGTgtactgccaggctgtgcccttcCCCGGCCTGGCACATGCCCTGCGCCACCCCCGGCCCTGTGAGATATCCTCCTTCAGCgagaggaaggcaaggaagctCATCAAGGAGGCAG GCCCAGCCCTGGTCCGGTACAacacccagcagctcagccgCGTCTACCCCCTGGGGCTGAAGATGAACTCCTCCAACTACAACCCCCAGGAGATGTGGAATGCTGGATGCCAGCTGG TGGCCCTCAACTTCCAGACACCAGGCTACGAGATGGACCTGAACGCTGGGCGCTTCCTGGGCAATGGGCACTGCGGCTATGTGCTGAAGCCGCCCTGCCTGCGCAGCCTCCCTGCAGAGGGCTCCCACAGCCTGGTGCTGCACGTCAGG GTGatctctgcacagcagctgcccaagctgcaccaggagaagggcagctcCATCGTGGACCCCTTCGTACGGGTAGAGATCCATGGTGCCCCGGCAGACTGTGCCAAGCAGCAGACCCACCACAAGCTCAACAATG GCTTCAACCCGCGCTGGGAGGAGACTCTGAGCTTCCAGCTGGGGGTGCCCGAGCTGGCCCTGCTGCGCTTCGTGGTGGAGGACTACGACAGCACCTCCTGCAACGACTTCGTGGGGCAGTTCACCCTGCCCCTGGCCAGCGTCAGGCAAG GCTATCGTCACATCCACCTGCTCTCCAGGACCGGAgcctccctgtcccctgccaccCTCTTTGTGCACATTCGCTGTGAGAGCCTCTGA